A window of Streptomyces sp. SAI-127 contains these coding sequences:
- a CDS encoding helix-turn-helix transcriptional regulator, whose amino-acid sequence MRDITATRLRRLEERDIPSRSTRTAGPDGLRAREREVLTLLGDGLRNSEIAQVLCLSTRTVEHHVAAVLRKLDQPGGTGSVRPTKRRSRPVNRGAGRDGPFRGPTQPWRQTVPTGAPTMTCEARTADPVVSATYVERARRVPQSATAHSHLPERAHRHSPSGCAMVTGAG is encoded by the coding sequence ATGCGCGACATCACCGCCACACGCTTGCGCCGACTCGAGGAGCGCGACATTCCGAGCCGCTCGACGCGGACCGCCGGCCCCGACGGGCTGCGTGCCCGCGAGCGGGAAGTGCTCACCCTGCTTGGCGATGGACTGCGCAACTCCGAGATCGCGCAGGTGCTGTGCCTGTCCACCCGGACCGTCGAACACCACGTCGCGGCGGTGCTGCGAAAGCTTGACCAACCGGGCGGAACCGGCTCGGTACGCCCGACGAAACGGCGTAGCCGGCCAGTGAACCGCGGCGCTGGTCGAGATGGTCCGTTCCGGGGACCAACTCAGCCCTGGCGTCAGACGGTGCCGACTGGAGCGCCGACGATGACATGCGAGGCGAGGACCGCTGACCCCGTCGTCTCGGCGACGTACGTCGAGAGGGCGAGGAGAGTCCCACAGTCGGCGACGGCTCACTCGCACCTCCCAGAGCGCGCCCACCGCCACTCCCCCAGCGGCTGCGCCATGGTCACCGGAGCAGGCTGA